Proteins encoded within one genomic window of Bacteroidia bacterium:
- the asnB gene encoding asparagine synthase (glutamine-hydrolyzing), with amino-acid sequence MCGIGGYINKSGGDVDPAMLGRMQKSLQHRGPDDTGIAQRGNVGLVHARLSIVDLSSGGHQPMTYKDYTITFNGEIYNHQELRGELIKKGHVFNSTSDTEVFLHVYAEWGKDGFSRLNGMFAAAILDGPENTLIIVRDRIGIKPVYIYEDANCFAFSSELRGIKVLPDIQLSLNSAAVPGYFNLLYTNGDNTPFTEIRKLQPGSYFSYNLKTNTTYLARYWELAPENISIEEGKTPLNQQITEAVEKRLMADVPVGLWLSGGIDSGLVAAILARELNVKIDAFTIKFRDNPRLDESRAAEKLAKALGHHFHLVELDEAQLFEQFDEILEWQEEWVGNPSALMSFCLARETRKQVPVVLSGIGGDEVFGGYNRYKALRFAQKLKLLPRPLRNAIVAALSVLPQSRTSAIGNLNRAMIKMLSSVRKNDYESYCELIKYFSIDEQEQLKLRESGDLMNDVMRFDIENYLVNDILLLTDKMSMASALEVRVPFLDHRVVELAFSLKSSDRMGKPGNKAFLRSWFCELTGSHHQGRKSGFTAPVEGFLRKRGMSYFSELFIKAELVEFLNNELQNKILNGFFSGKMDYSNQLYALLVFCQWRIRNGM; translated from the coding sequence ATGTGCGGGATTGGCGGGTACATCAATAAATCAGGTGGGGATGTGGACCCGGCAATGCTGGGGCGGATGCAGAAATCGCTGCAACATCGTGGCCCTGACGATACAGGAATTGCGCAGCGGGGCAACGTGGGGCTGGTGCATGCGCGGCTCAGTATTGTAGACCTAAGTTCCGGAGGCCATCAGCCAATGACGTATAAAGATTATACAATTACGTTTAACGGAGAAATTTATAACCACCAGGAACTGCGGGGCGAGCTTATTAAAAAGGGCCATGTTTTTAATTCTACTTCTGATACCGAGGTTTTTTTGCATGTTTATGCAGAGTGGGGAAAGGATGGGTTTTCGCGGCTCAATGGAATGTTTGCTGCCGCGATTTTGGACGGGCCTGAAAATACGCTAATCATTGTCCGCGACAGGATTGGAATTAAACCGGTTTATATTTATGAGGATGCTAATTGTTTTGCTTTTAGTTCTGAACTTAGGGGAATTAAGGTACTGCCTGATATACAACTTTCTTTAAATAGTGCGGCTGTACCTGGATATTTTAATTTGCTTTACACAAATGGTGATAATACACCTTTTACAGAAATAAGGAAGTTGCAGCCCGGAAGTTATTTTTCTTATAACCTTAAAACCAATACAACTTATTTAGCGCGGTATTGGGAATTGGCCCCTGAGAATATTTCAATAGAAGAAGGCAAAACTCCACTGAATCAGCAAATAACCGAAGCTGTGGAAAAACGGCTCATGGCCGATGTGCCGGTAGGATTATGGTTAAGCGGGGGCATTGATTCCGGGCTTGTGGCCGCCATCCTGGCGCGGGAGCTTAATGTTAAAATTGATGCTTTCACAATAAAATTCAGGGATAACCCCCGGCTTGACGAATCAAGGGCGGCTGAGAAATTAGCGAAAGCCCTCGGCCATCATTTTCATCTGGTAGAATTGGATGAGGCGCAACTGTTTGAGCAGTTTGATGAAATCCTGGAATGGCAGGAAGAGTGGGTTGGGAATCCTTCGGCACTCATGTCGTTTTGCCTGGCGCGCGAAACGCGGAAGCAGGTGCCGGTGGTGCTGTCAGGAATTGGTGGCGATGAAGTATTTGGCGGGTATAATCGCTATAAGGCATTGCGTTTCGCCCAAAAACTGAAGCTATTGCCACGCCCTTTAAGAAATGCAATAGTGGCGGCCCTGTCGGTTTTACCCCAATCACGCACTTCGGCAATAGGCAATTTAAACCGGGCTATGATTAAAATGCTTAGCTCCGTCCGAAAGAATGATTACGAATCCTATTGCGAATTGATTAAATATTTTTCAATTGATGAGCAGGAGCAACTGAAATTGCGGGAGTCCGGTGATTTAATGAATGATGTGATGCGATTTGATATTGAGAATTATTTAGTTAATGATATTTTGTTATTAACCGATAAAATGTCAATGGCCAGCGCATTGGAGGTGCGGGTTCCTTTTCTGGATCACAGGGTAGTGGAGCTGGCATTTTCGCTGAAAAGCAGCGACCGCATGGGAAAGCCAGGCAACAAAGCGTTTCTCCGTTCCTGGTTTTGTGAATTAACAGGAAGCCATCATCAGGGCCGCAAGTCAGGATTTACAGCACCAGTTGAAGGGTTTTTACGGAAGAGAGGAATGTCTTATTTTTCTGAGCTTTTCATAAAAGCGGAGTTAGTTGAATTTTTAAATAATGAATTACAAAATAAAATTTTAAATGGGTTTTTTAGTGGAAAAATGGATTATAGCAATCAGTTGTATGCCCTGCTTGTATTTTGCCAATGGCGGATAAGAAATGGGATGTGA
- a CDS encoding glycosyltransferase family 4 protein, which produces MPRIKILIFYQYFCTPEGSWSTRIYELGRRWVAAGHQVTVVSAPYEKSDVVARGFISTQHFAGIDVIVINIRDSNRFSFLRRAFNAACFTMIASVIALFSKYDLALASSGPLSIGLPMIVAKKLRGKTAVFEVRDLWPAGAISLGKIKAVWQQKLAGWFERKCYESANVVVTASPDQQSNIRSRYPQLKTAVIANGADIELFGQKSTGSLPDWTQGKVLFTHVGSLGFIHNVKYWLSVAQAVQERDPDGRILFVMIGEGAERATLQEIAENENIMNIRFPGLLPKVQLPLWVQASRATLVATLDDPVQNTCSPNKLFDSFAAGTPVVQTTTGWIKTMIMENECGINVPLDDPGVATDKLIFLAQHPEEALRLGRNAQRLAETEFDRDKLAQRYLDIMESVVKSSDNVFLNEKPGNTSE; this is translated from the coding sequence TTGCCCCGCATTAAAATATTAATATTTTACCAATATTTCTGTACGCCTGAAGGAAGCTGGAGCACCAGGATCTATGAGTTGGGCAGAAGATGGGTTGCAGCCGGGCATCAGGTTACGGTGGTTTCAGCGCCCTACGAGAAATCGGATGTTGTGGCCAGAGGTTTTATATCAACGCAGCATTTCGCAGGGATTGATGTGATCGTGATTAATATCCGGGATTCCAACCGCTTCTCGTTTTTAAGGCGGGCATTCAATGCAGCTTGCTTTACTATGATTGCCTCCGTTATCGCGCTTTTCTCGAAATATGATTTGGCGCTTGCTTCTTCCGGGCCGCTGTCTATCGGGCTGCCGATGATCGTGGCAAAAAAGCTCAGGGGCAAGACGGCTGTTTTTGAGGTCCGCGACCTGTGGCCTGCGGGGGCCATTAGCCTGGGAAAAATTAAGGCCGTATGGCAACAGAAACTGGCCGGCTGGTTTGAACGCAAATGCTATGAAAGTGCCAACGTAGTGGTCACCGCTTCGCCAGATCAGCAATCCAATATCCGCTCGCGATATCCTCAGCTTAAAACGGCAGTGATTGCAAACGGGGCAGATATTGAATTATTTGGGCAAAAGTCAACAGGCAGTTTGCCGGATTGGACGCAGGGGAAAGTGCTCTTTACGCACGTGGGATCGCTGGGGTTTATCCATAATGTGAAATATTGGCTTTCGGTGGCTCAAGCGGTGCAGGAAAGGGATCCGGATGGAAGGATACTTTTCGTGATGATAGGAGAAGGGGCAGAGCGGGCAACGCTACAGGAGATTGCGGAGAACGAAAATATTATGAATATCCGTTTCCCAGGGTTGTTGCCAAAAGTGCAGTTGCCACTTTGGGTGCAGGCAAGCCGGGCTACGCTGGTGGCTACGCTGGATGATCCGGTTCAGAATACGTGTAGTCCCAATAAGTTATTTGATTCTTTTGCAGCAGGCACTCCGGTGGTGCAAACCACAACCGGCTGGATCAAAACGATGATCATGGAAAATGAATGCGGTATAAATGTGCCGCTTGATGATCCGGGTGTAGCTACAGATAAATTGATTTTTCTGGCTCAACATCCTGAGGAGGCGCTTCGGCTGGGAAGGAACGCACAGCGGCTTGCAGAAACAGAATTTGATCGGGATAAGCTGGCGCAGCGCTACCTGGATATAATGGAATCTGTGGTTAAAAGCAGCGACAATGTTTTCCTTAACGAAAAGCCGGGAAATACATCAGAATGA
- a CDS encoding glycosyltransferase family 4 protein: protein MKVLYVIPANVTKHTIHYSPFIKSELLAVKGAGVLYEIFYLTIRNSLTYLFYSRKLLKNHIQKFQPNLIHAQYGSVTSFLVMLCKPRMPWVVTFGGNDMLGHPYPGLRWRIREQIALWMSRTSATKATGIICVSKKIYERLPDGVKEKAMVLTRGVNISIFKPDGNEEKSNNKKITILFNQSKEAALEKNLPLAEKAVAALRELYPDVHQQTELVVVMGKPVETLVAMMNAADVLLVTSTQEGSPNIVKEAMACNLPVVSVDCGDVAERLQGVSPSAVVPHDAMALAQAIFRVVQAGGRSNGRSELIRQGLDAQTVAHRLLAFYRKIVAA from the coding sequence TTGAAGGTACTCTACGTTATTCCGGCCAACGTTACGAAGCACACTATTCACTATTCTCCTTTTATTAAGAGCGAATTGTTGGCGGTAAAGGGTGCAGGGGTGCTATACGAAATATTTTATCTTACCATTAGAAATTCCCTGACATACTTATTTTATTCTCGGAAGTTGCTGAAAAACCATATTCAGAAATTTCAACCCAATCTGATTCATGCGCAATATGGTTCGGTAACGTCATTTCTTGTGATGCTGTGCAAACCGCGTATGCCCTGGGTAGTGACTTTTGGCGGAAATGATATGCTGGGCCACCCTTATCCCGGATTGCGCTGGCGAATAAGGGAACAGATTGCATTGTGGATGAGCCGTACCAGTGCTACAAAAGCCACGGGAATTATTTGTGTCAGCAAAAAAATATATGAGCGCCTGCCTGATGGCGTAAAAGAAAAGGCAATGGTATTAACCCGTGGAGTAAATATTTCAATATTTAAACCGGATGGGAATGAGGAAAAATCCAATAATAAAAAGATTACCATTTTATTTAATCAATCAAAGGAGGCAGCACTTGAAAAAAACCTCCCCCTGGCAGAAAAGGCCGTAGCGGCTCTGAGAGAACTATATCCGGATGTGCATCAGCAAACGGAACTTGTTGTGGTCATGGGCAAACCTGTGGAAACGCTTGTGGCGATGATGAATGCTGCTGATGTATTGCTGGTAACTTCCACGCAGGAGGGCAGCCCTAATATTGTAAAGGAGGCGATGGCCTGCAACCTTCCCGTGGTAAGCGTGGATTGCGGGGATGTGGCGGAGCGGCTACAGGGCGTATCACCATCGGCCGTTGTGCCTCATGATGCAATGGCTTTGGCGCAGGCCATTTTCCGGGTGGTGCAGGCAGGAGGCCGCTCCAACGGTCGCAGCGAATTAATTAGGCAGGGCCTTGACGCACAAACGGTGGCACATAGATTACTTGCATTTTACCGGAAAATAGTGGCTGCATAA